Proteins from a genomic interval of Salvia splendens isolate huo1 unplaced genomic scaffold, SspV2 ctg216, whole genome shotgun sequence:
- the LOC121789347 gene encoding heavy metal-associated isoprenylated plant protein 47-like yields MHNEKARSKAMSIAVNVPGVAAVSIDENDQLVVTGEGVDSVCLAKSLRKKFCFADIVSIQDVNPANSSGPSTPDSSPPRPTQAQYCPPVYYERVVYDASPPNCTIL; encoded by the exons ATGCACAATGAGAAGGCTAGATCAAAGGCCATGTCGATTGCTGTGAATGTACCAG GAGTGGCGGCGGTGAGCATCGACGAAAATGACCAGCTTGTGGTGACCGGAGAAGGGGTAGATTCCGTTTGTTTGGCAAAGTCTCTTCGGAAAAAGTTTTGCTTTGCTGATATTGTGAGCATACAAGACGTTAATCCGGCCAATTCAAGTGGACCGTCTACACCGGATTCAAGTCCTCCACGGCCAACTCAAGCGCAGTACTGCCCGCCGGTTTATTATGAAAGGGTCGTGTACGATGCCTCTCCTCCTAATTGCACCATACTCTGA